In Cervus elaphus chromosome 5, mCerEla1.1, whole genome shotgun sequence, the following proteins share a genomic window:
- the EWSR1 gene encoding RNA-binding protein EWS isoform X3 — protein MASTDYSTYSQAAAQQGYSAYTAQPTQGYAQTTQQAYGQQSYGTYGQPTDVSYTQAQTTATYGQTAYATSYGQPPTGYSTPAAPQAYSQPVQGYGTGAYDTTTATVTTTQASYAAQSAYGTQPAYPAYGQQPAATAPARPQDGNKPAETSQPQSSTGGYNQPSLGYGQSNYSYPQVPGSYPMQPVSAPPSYPPTSYSSTQPTSYDQSSYSQQNTYGQPSSYGQQSGYGQQSSYGQQPPTSYPPQTGSYSQAPSQYSQQSSSYGQQNVTLSSGSFRQDHPSSMGVYGQESGGFSGPGENRSMSGPDNRGRGRGGFDRGGMSRGGRGGGRGGMGAGERGGFNKPGGPMDEGPDLDLGPPVDPDEDSDNSAIYVQGLNDSVTLDDLVDFFKQCGVVKMNKRTGQPMIHIYLDKETGKPKGDATVSYEDPPTAKTAVEWFDGKDFQGSKLKVSLARKKPPMNSMRGGMPPREGRGMPPPLRGGPGGPGGPGGPMGRMGGRGGDRGGFPPRGPRGSRGNPSGGGNVQHRAGDWQCPNPGCGNQNFAWRTECNQCKAPKPEGFLPPPFPPPGGDRGRGGPGGMRGGRGGLMDRGGPGGMFRGGRGGDRGGFRGGRGMDRGGFGGGRRGGPGGPPGPLMEQMGGRRGGRGGPGKMDKGEHRQERRDRPY, from the exons atggcGTCCACGG ATTATAGTACATACAGCCAAGCTGCAGCCCAGCAGGG CTACAGTGCTTACACTGCCCAGCCCACTCAAGGATATGCACAGACTACCCAG CAGGCATATGGGCAGCAAAGTTATGGAACCTATGGACAGCCCACTGATGTCAGCTATACCCAGGCTCAGACCACTGCAACCTATGGGCAGACCGCCTATGCAACTTCTTATGGACAGCCTCCCACTG GATATTCTACCCCAGCTGCCCCCCAGGCGTACAGTCAGCCTGTCCAGGGGTACGGCACCGGTGCTTACGACACCACCACTGCTACGGTCACTACCACCCAGGCCTCCTACGCAGCTCAGTCTGCGTACGGCACTCAGCCTGCTTACCCAGCTTACGGACAGCAGCCGGCAGCCACTGCGCCTGCGAG acCGCAGGATGGTAACAAACCCGCTGAGACTAGTCAACCTCAATCTAGCACAGGGGGTTACAACCAGCCCAGCCTAGGATATGGACAGAGTAACTACAGTTATCCCCAGGTACCTGGGAGCTACCCCATGCAGCCAGTCTCGGCACCACCGTCCTACCCTCCTACCAG ctattcctCTACACAGCCGACTAGTTACGATCAGAGCAGTTACTCCCAGCAGAACACCTATGGGCAGCCGAGCAGCTACGGGCAGCAGAGTGGCTACGGCCAGCAAAGCAGCTATGGGCAGCAGCCGCCCACCAGTTACCCCCCCCAGACCGGGTCCTACAGCCAGGCTCCAAGTCAGTACAGCCAGCAGAGCAGCAGCTACGGGCAGCAGA ATGTGACTCTTTCCTCAGGTTCATTCCGACAGGACCACCCCAGTAGCATGGGTGTTTATGGGCAGGAGTCTGGAGGATTTTCCGGACCAGGAGAGAACCGGAGCATGAGTGGCCCTGATAACCGGGGCAGGGGAAGAGGGGGATTTGATCGTGGAGGCATGAGCAGAGGTGGGCGGGGAGGAGGACGCGGTGGAATGGG CGCTGGAGAGCGAGGTGGCTTCAATAAGCCTGGTG GACCCATGGATGAAGGACCAGATCTTGATTTAG GCCCACCTGTAGATCCAGACGAAGACTCTGACAACAGTGCAATTTACGTGCAAGGACTCAATGACAGTGTGACTCTTGATGATCTGGTAGACTTCTTTAAGCAGTGTGGAGTTGTTAAG ATGAACAAGAGGACTGGACAACCCATGATCCATATTTACTTGGACAAGGAAACGGGAAAGCCCAAAGGCGATGCTACAGTGTCTTATGAAGACCCTCCAACCGCCAAAACTGCTGTTGAGTGGTTTGACG GGAAAGACTTCCAAGGGAGCAAACTTAAAGTCTCTCTCGCTCGGAAGAAGCCGCCCATGAACAGCATGCGAGGCGGCATGCCGCCGCGCGAGGGCAGGGGGATGCCGCCGCCGCTCCGAGGAG GTCCAGGGGGCCCAGGAGGTCCTGGAGGACCCATGGGGCGCATGGGAGGCCGCGGAGGAGACAGAGGCGGCTTCCCACCAAGAGGGCCCCGCGGTTCCCGGGGGAACccgtctggaggaggaaatgtccaGCACCGAGCTGGAGACTGGCAGTGCCCCAACCC GGGCTGTGGAAACCAGAACTTCGCCTGGAGAACAGAGTGCAACCAGTGTAAGGCCCCGAAGCCTGAAGGCTTCCTCCCACCACCTTTCCCACCCCCGG GCGGTGACCGCGGCAGAGGTGGCCCTGGAGGCATGCGGGGAGGAAGAGGTGGCCTCATGGACCGCGGTGGTCCCGGTGGAATGTTCAGAGGCGGCCGTGGTGGAGACAGAGGTGGCTTCCGCGGCGGCCGGGGCATGGACCGTGGTGGCTTTGGTGGTGGAAGACGAGGTGGCCCTGGGGGGCCCCCTGGACCACTGATGGAACAGATGGGAGGACGGCGAGGCGGGCGAGGAGGACCTGGAAAGATGGATAA AGGCGAGCACCGTCAGGAGCGCAGAGACCGGCCCTACTAG
- the EWSR1 gene encoding RNA-binding protein EWS isoform X1, whose amino-acid sequence MASTDYSTYSQAAAQQGYSAYTAQPTQGYAQTTQQAYGQQSYGTYGQPTDVSYTQAQTTATYGQTAYATSYGQPPTGYSTPAAPQAYSQPVQGYGTGAYDTTTATVTTTQASYAAQSAYGTQPAYPAYGQQPAATAPARPQDGNKPAETSQPQSSTGGYNQPSLGYGQSNYSYPQVPGSYPMQPVSAPPSYPPTSYSSTQPTSYDQSSYSQQNTYGQPSSYGQQSGYGQQSSYGQQPPTSYPPQTGSYSQAPSQYSQQSSSYGQQNVTLSSGSFRQDHPSSMGVYGQESGGFSGPGENRSMSGPDNRGRGRGGFDRGGMSRGGRGGGRGGMGSAGERGGFNKPGGPMDEGPDLDLGPPVDPDEDSDNSAIYVQGLNDSVTLDDLVDFFKQCGVVKMNKRTGQPMIHIYLDKETGKPKGDATVSYEDPPTAKTAVEWFDGKDFQGSKLKVSLARKKPPMNSMRGGMPPREGRGMPPPLRGGPGGPGGPGGPMGRMGGRGGDRGGFPPRGPRGSRGNPSGGGNVQHRAGDWQCPNPGCGNQNFAWRTECNQCKAPKPEGFLPPPFPPPGGDRGRGGPGGMRGGRGGLMDRGGPGGMFRGGRGGDRGGFRGGRGMDRGGFGGGRRGGPGGPPGPLMEQMGGRRGGRGGPGKMDKGEHRQERRDRPY is encoded by the exons atggcGTCCACGG ATTATAGTACATACAGCCAAGCTGCAGCCCAGCAGGG CTACAGTGCTTACACTGCCCAGCCCACTCAAGGATATGCACAGACTACCCAG CAGGCATATGGGCAGCAAAGTTATGGAACCTATGGACAGCCCACTGATGTCAGCTATACCCAGGCTCAGACCACTGCAACCTATGGGCAGACCGCCTATGCAACTTCTTATGGACAGCCTCCCACTG GATATTCTACCCCAGCTGCCCCCCAGGCGTACAGTCAGCCTGTCCAGGGGTACGGCACCGGTGCTTACGACACCACCACTGCTACGGTCACTACCACCCAGGCCTCCTACGCAGCTCAGTCTGCGTACGGCACTCAGCCTGCTTACCCAGCTTACGGACAGCAGCCGGCAGCCACTGCGCCTGCGAG acCGCAGGATGGTAACAAACCCGCTGAGACTAGTCAACCTCAATCTAGCACAGGGGGTTACAACCAGCCCAGCCTAGGATATGGACAGAGTAACTACAGTTATCCCCAGGTACCTGGGAGCTACCCCATGCAGCCAGTCTCGGCACCACCGTCCTACCCTCCTACCAG ctattcctCTACACAGCCGACTAGTTACGATCAGAGCAGTTACTCCCAGCAGAACACCTATGGGCAGCCGAGCAGCTACGGGCAGCAGAGTGGCTACGGCCAGCAAAGCAGCTATGGGCAGCAGCCGCCCACCAGTTACCCCCCCCAGACCGGGTCCTACAGCCAGGCTCCAAGTCAGTACAGCCAGCAGAGCAGCAGCTACGGGCAGCAGA ATGTGACTCTTTCCTCAGGTTCATTCCGACAGGACCACCCCAGTAGCATGGGTGTTTATGGGCAGGAGTCTGGAGGATTTTCCGGACCAGGAGAGAACCGGAGCATGAGTGGCCCTGATAACCGGGGCAGGGGAAGAGGGGGATTTGATCGTGGAGGCATGAGCAGAGGTGGGCGGGGAGGAGGACGCGGTGGAATGGG CAGCGCTGGAGAGCGAGGTGGCTTCAATAAGCCTGGTG GACCCATGGATGAAGGACCAGATCTTGATTTAG GCCCACCTGTAGATCCAGACGAAGACTCTGACAACAGTGCAATTTACGTGCAAGGACTCAATGACAGTGTGACTCTTGATGATCTGGTAGACTTCTTTAAGCAGTGTGGAGTTGTTAAG ATGAACAAGAGGACTGGACAACCCATGATCCATATTTACTTGGACAAGGAAACGGGAAAGCCCAAAGGCGATGCTACAGTGTCTTATGAAGACCCTCCAACCGCCAAAACTGCTGTTGAGTGGTTTGACG GGAAAGACTTCCAAGGGAGCAAACTTAAAGTCTCTCTCGCTCGGAAGAAGCCGCCCATGAACAGCATGCGAGGCGGCATGCCGCCGCGCGAGGGCAGGGGGATGCCGCCGCCGCTCCGAGGAG GTCCAGGGGGCCCAGGAGGTCCTGGAGGACCCATGGGGCGCATGGGAGGCCGCGGAGGAGACAGAGGCGGCTTCCCACCAAGAGGGCCCCGCGGTTCCCGGGGGAACccgtctggaggaggaaatgtccaGCACCGAGCTGGAGACTGGCAGTGCCCCAACCC GGGCTGTGGAAACCAGAACTTCGCCTGGAGAACAGAGTGCAACCAGTGTAAGGCCCCGAAGCCTGAAGGCTTCCTCCCACCACCTTTCCCACCCCCGG GCGGTGACCGCGGCAGAGGTGGCCCTGGAGGCATGCGGGGAGGAAGAGGTGGCCTCATGGACCGCGGTGGTCCCGGTGGAATGTTCAGAGGCGGCCGTGGTGGAGACAGAGGTGGCTTCCGCGGCGGCCGGGGCATGGACCGTGGTGGCTTTGGTGGTGGAAGACGAGGTGGCCCTGGGGGGCCCCCTGGACCACTGATGGAACAGATGGGAGGACGGCGAGGCGGGCGAGGAGGACCTGGAAAGATGGATAA AGGCGAGCACCGTCAGGAGCGCAGAGACCGGCCCTACTAG